In Choristoneura fumiferana chromosome 4, NRCan_CFum_1, whole genome shotgun sequence, the sequence caccatgtctctctgtctgtctgtccgtccgcggctttgctcagggactatcaatgctagaaagctgtaattttgcacgaatctatatgttaactatgcgacaaaatggtacaataaaaaaataaaaaatcttctcATCCAATCtcgtagtgtggggtatcgttggataggtcttctaaaaccattagggggttgctaaaacgatttctcgattcagtgatatgttttcgaaatattcaactttaaagtgcaaattttcattgaaatcgagcgtcccctccccccccctcctctaaaatctaaaccggtgggtggaatttttttttaaattcaggatggtggtaagtatatcaaactcacaaggaaaactataacggttaagttttcttaagattttttttgtagtttaagagtaaatagatataatattaagataaaataaacctaaacttggaatatttcgtacaaaatacgaaatccttcgaaaaatattaattactttttcgtaatggctacggtttttttttaacaactcaCTTACGCGACTAAAGTTAAAACCTCAGcagaaatgtaatttttaagaattctaaacatttttcagcattattaaatattaacaatAACGAGCAGACACACTTCTCCTTAACACCGATATGATATAAGTGAAAAATAACCAGGACTTTATTATACGctactttattatattttctgttttattacCTACATTGTTCATGTTTGCGTAACTGATTGCTACGAATAAGTTATAAAAACATACCCAGATAACGATACCTAGACTAGTTGACGTtcacataaatatttatggACCAAGTATTATGTACGTacttaagtgtaaaataaaatgggCAATAGAATAACGTTCCTTTTGCATACTGCTCTATTGTTAGGATTTTGCAGTGTTACGTTAGCAGTGACCGCCGAAGAAGCTACTGCGAAGTATGTATTGATATTATAGGAAGCATTTATAGTTAGATTAAACGTATTTCAAACAAAGGATGACCTCTTGGTACATAGTAATAGTACCAAGAACTGCTAATTGTGACTTTTTAGGTACAGCGAAGCATTATCTGCAGCGCAAGACGTAGGCGAATACTTCTTCAATTTGTTCCTGAAATGTATATCATCAACGATGCCTGTACAACAGtcagtaacttttattttatgcattGATAAGAAAtcttatttatcaaaaaaaaacggaTTTACCATTTCGCCTTACAGATTTTTATTTGATGATTTACAAACATTCGTGAACTTCCCGGCGAAAACAACCGTGGGGTTCGCTCCTAAGTTTACAACCAATCGCAAGTTTTTTGCAAATTTGATAAGTACGCCGGCGTTCAAGGAGATTTTGGCCAAAGATGAGATCGAATTGCGGAAAAACTTAGTGAAAAAGTTGCAGTTTTGCGATTCTGCAGTCATGAACCAAGACTTGCTACGAGACCTGTACGATCGAGAAGTCGACCAAGCTAAGCAAtaatttttgcaataaaattaaattaaagcactaaggtaccatttatttaaatcagatccaattaaataatttgttattattgtaattataaataggAACGTGTTCAATTTGAAGGAGTCATTTTCTAAGTTTTTCCATCGATTTGTGATGTCGGGACTTGAGTCAAACACAAATGACGAGTAAATAGGTAATGTCTTTATTGTATAGCTTACAACTATTATATAATACATAGCgggagagtgtgtgtgtgtgtggcgcACACGCTACAGATTTATAGGCGGACTCTACATCTATAAGGAAATACGAGTAGTTTTCAATTCATCTGTAAATATGCTTCTATTCTGTACATAAAATACTCAAGTCTCACTGTACATCTGCCTGTTTGTAATGTACATCTGTAGGTTTGTCCCATTTTAGAAcaatacaaaaaagaaaatcacTACAAACGCCAGTCAAAACTCAAATGGTTAGGAACTTTATACGGGATCCTTTTGACTtcactgccataattttataagtcataatgtaatgtttgtcataattattgttagtcatttATTTTtccccgctgaaaccgtacctacatttttcattaatttttaaatggtcacaaAGGTTAGAttaagtatatttgttttataacaattttgaaaaataatcgctttcagagaaaaaagagttacattacattacgacTAACAATTTTAGACCTGGCGATATAGACCCACTTTATACTGTTATTTTCTGTCTAAGGCAGATAATCTCGACGGTTAAAAGGCTAATTGATTCAAGCGGCATTTTGGGCGATATTGCGTTATATACATCGTTGGAATCAGTGATTTTTCCGCGTCGTTTGAGCCGGGTTTGAGGTAAATCTGAGCACTTTTTTGGCGCTTGGCTCCATTGAAAATTTGGGCATCACTCCGGTTTACAGGGATTCAAGTGTAGCgaatttggttgtttttttttcagagcatGTATATAGATCcaccaaaaaaaaacgttttttttgacTATTAGTAACTTATGCCATTTATCCTTGGATGGAAACAAATGGCATCGacatttgaattgtttttacttgatcatataaaattaaacataggaTGTTAATTCATTTTGCTTTAACCAGAATTTTTAATACATGTTACTTAAATCATTTTGCCTTGAACATTTCAACAATATTTCTTCCACTTGAAGCAATCTTACCTGAACTAGTATATGAAACAATTTGACTTGTGCTAATTTTCCTTGACCACTTTTTAGTCTTTTTGTCGCTTGATTCCTttatattagtttattatttatactaaatatCGTACTAAAATCGGTTTATTCTTTTACCTAGCAATAAAAGTGGCGTttaaattacatacaaattaaCACAAATCAACACGGGTAGGTATTTGAGATTAAAACAATTTAGTattagtttcttgcggcgcattcttcttggcaatgatggtctttccgaaagcgctggtagtttaaaaaaaatgacgtgtaaaagtgcctattgcggcctatttactgaataaatcatttgaatttttttgaatttgaatttgaattttagaattaattattttaatttgagtcATTTTTGCTTGAACAGTTTACAACTAGGTGAGCGGTTAACTCATTTATCCATAAACAGTTTACAACTAGGTGGGcgttttaaatcatttatccaTGAACAGTTTCTACTTAGTGAGcgatttaaatcatttatcctTGATCTA encodes:
- the LOC141427496 gene encoding uncharacterized protein; amino-acid sequence: MGNRITFLLHTALLLGFCSVTLAVTAEEATAKYSEALSAAQDVGEYFFNLFLKCISSTMPVQQFLFDDLQTFVNFPAKTTVGFAPKFTTNRKFFANLISTPAFKEILAKDEIELRKNLVKKLQFCDSAVMNQDLLRDLYDREVDQAKQ